A portion of the Bacillus thuringiensis genome contains these proteins:
- a CDS encoding peptide MFS transporter: protein MESTIQLEKEQQRKKKHPPGLYLLFFTEMWERFSYYGLRGLLTLYLTTALVSGGLGFSPAWALSIYGFYTGACYFTPMIGGYLTDRFLGRRKAITIGGITMAIGNLTLFALQNQLGLYLGLALIIIGNGFFKPNISTLVGELYEENDPKRDSAFTIFYMGINVGSFLAPLVCGFLSENLFKTTVDGVVHYGFRYGFLAASIGMIIGQILFTTLSNRFLGNIGKKPTRDLQTAAGQPSVGDTPLTKKEKQRTAVIVILTCFVVFFWAGFEQAGSSLTLYTNKFVDRSVFGWEVPTSWFQSVNPLFIILLAPVISALWAKLATRKRGDLKIPTKMGLGMILLGIGYIILVIATLKTGSDEHNITEKANLLFIVFTYLFHTLGELFLSPVGLSMVSALAPVKLASLLMGVWLASSGIANILGGQLASFTTSLGYAEVFTVIGAVAIVLGCVLLLISKKLVKWMD from the coding sequence ATGGAATCAACGATACAACTAGAAAAAGAACAACAAAGAAAAAAGAAACATCCTCCAGGTTTATACTTACTCTTCTTTACAGAAATGTGGGAAAGATTTAGTTACTATGGATTACGAGGATTATTAACATTATATTTAACGACAGCTTTAGTAAGCGGTGGTCTTGGGTTTAGTCCCGCATGGGCACTCTCTATTTACGGATTTTACACTGGAGCCTGTTATTTCACACCAATGATTGGTGGATACTTAACAGATCGTTTTCTAGGTAGACGAAAAGCGATCACAATTGGTGGTATAACAATGGCAATCGGTAACCTTACACTATTTGCCTTGCAAAACCAATTAGGCCTATACCTCGGATTAGCGCTTATTATTATCGGTAACGGATTCTTCAAACCGAACATCTCTACACTGGTTGGGGAATTATACGAAGAGAACGATCCAAAACGTGATAGTGCATTTACCATTTTCTATATGGGTATTAACGTCGGGTCATTTTTAGCTCCACTCGTTTGCGGATTTTTATCAGAAAATTTATTCAAAACAACAGTTGATGGCGTTGTACATTACGGATTCCGTTACGGTTTCTTAGCCGCTTCAATCGGAATGATTATTGGACAAATTTTATTTACAACACTATCAAATCGCTTCCTTGGTAATATCGGTAAAAAACCAACTCGCGATTTACAAACAGCTGCTGGACAACCATCAGTAGGAGATACACCATTAACAAAAAAAGAAAAACAACGTACCGCAGTTATCGTCATTTTAACATGCTTCGTTGTCTTCTTCTGGGCTGGCTTTGAACAAGCTGGTAGCTCATTAACATTATATACAAACAAATTTGTAGACCGCTCTGTGTTCGGATGGGAAGTTCCAACATCTTGGTTCCAATCGGTCAATCCATTATTTATTATTTTGCTTGCTCCAGTCATTTCTGCATTATGGGCAAAACTTGCAACTCGCAAGCGCGGTGATTTAAAAATCCCAACTAAAATGGGACTTGGGATGATCTTGCTCGGTATCGGTTATATCATTCTCGTTATCGCTACATTAAAAACAGGTAGTGATGAACATAACATTACAGAAAAAGCAAACTTACTATTTATCGTCTTTACGTATCTTTTCCATACGTTAGGTGAGCTATTCTTATCACCTGTCGGACTATCAATGGTTAGTGCGCTTGCTCCGGTAAAATTAGCATCTTTACTAATGGGTGTATGGCTAGCAAGTTCAGGTATCGCCAACATTTTAGGCGGACAACTTGCAAGCTTCACAACTTCACTTGGATACGCTGAAGTATTCACAGTTATTGGCGCTGTGGCAATTGTATTAGGTTGTGTTTTATTATTAATTTCTAAGAAATTAGTGAAATGGATGGATTAA
- the brnQ1 gene encoding branched-chain amino acid transport system II carrier protein BrnQ1, which produces MKLLQKKEILLISLMLFSMFFGAGNLIFPPFLGYEAGEHVWISLVGFIISATGLPILGVISIAKAGSFQTLAGRVHSSFAIIFPCIVYVFIGPGLGIPRAGSLAFEMGPGQLFPEAGSGVLLFYTVIFFSIVYWLSLSPSKLMGLFGKVLTPLLLCMIAIIFIKSMFTSVGGVKEAAGNYGQAPMFQGFLDGYLTMDALAALIFGIVIANALRAKGIEDDKGLAKYMSIAGIGAGLLLSIIYVILGYVGSISGSLGTFDNGAKVLAQVMTTLFGQGGVVLLGLIFTIACLCVSIGLVTSCSQFFASAFPKVSYKVWAFIVSVVSMILANLGLTQILKVSVPILGFIYPIALTLIILGLFHKYMGKYAYVYAVTVGVVAIFSAIDILNKNVMMNQWTSVLKYIPFYTEGVGWIVPAIIGVCVGVIVSIALNKNK; this is translated from the coding sequence ATGAAATTGTTACAGAAAAAAGAAATTTTACTTATTAGTCTTATGTTATTTTCGATGTTCTTTGGAGCAGGGAATCTTATATTCCCACCTTTTCTTGGATATGAAGCAGGAGAACATGTGTGGATTTCATTAGTAGGATTTATTATATCAGCAACAGGTCTTCCTATATTAGGTGTTATTTCTATTGCGAAAGCAGGAAGTTTTCAAACGTTAGCGGGTAGAGTTCATTCTTCATTTGCAATTATTTTTCCATGTATCGTGTATGTATTTATTGGACCTGGGCTTGGTATACCACGTGCGGGAAGTTTAGCTTTTGAAATGGGGCCAGGTCAGTTATTCCCTGAAGCAGGAAGCGGAGTATTATTGTTTTACACAGTTATTTTCTTTAGTATTGTTTACTGGTTAAGTTTATCACCATCTAAGTTAATGGGTTTGTTTGGGAAAGTTTTAACACCATTATTATTATGTATGATTGCCATTATTTTTATAAAAAGTATGTTTACATCAGTAGGTGGCGTGAAAGAGGCTGCGGGGAATTATGGACAAGCTCCTATGTTTCAAGGATTTTTAGATGGATATTTAACAATGGACGCGTTAGCTGCTTTAATTTTTGGAATTGTGATTGCAAATGCATTACGTGCAAAAGGTATTGAAGATGATAAAGGTTTAGCGAAATATATGAGTATTGCTGGAATCGGGGCGGGCCTATTATTATCGATTATTTATGTCATCCTTGGATATGTGGGGTCAATTAGTGGTTCATTAGGAACATTTGATAACGGTGCGAAAGTGTTAGCACAAGTGATGACCACATTATTTGGACAGGGCGGAGTCGTTTTATTGGGTCTTATTTTTACTATCGCGTGTTTATGTGTTTCAATTGGACTTGTTACGTCTTGTAGTCAATTTTTTGCAAGTGCATTTCCGAAAGTATCTTATAAAGTTTGGGCATTTATAGTAAGCGTTGTTAGTATGATCTTAGCTAATTTAGGATTAACGCAAATTTTAAAAGTGTCAGTACCAATTCTTGGATTTATTTATCCGATTGCATTAACACTTATTATTCTAGGTTTATTCCATAAGTATATGGGAAAGTATGCATACGTATATGCAGTGACCGTTGGGGTTGTAGCGATATTTAGTGCAATTGATATTTTAAATAAAAATGTAATGATGAATCAGTGGACGTCAGTATTAAAATATATTCCGTTTTATACAGAAGGTGTTGGGTGGATAGTTCCAGCTATTATAGGCGTGTGTGTTGGTGTCATCGTTAGCATTGCTTTAAATAAGAATAAATGA
- a CDS encoding DUF2339 domain-containing protein, whose protein sequence is MKKDLDKKIEALETAIETIQEALAELKVKQREIEVENAQQHVSKEKKEYIETVMEEKPKEEIVTIKEPVQEHEVKQVDISAFKPEPFNIIKFCQTWLPRVFVGIMLLGVIWLFKAGVDAGLLTPAIRIVFGIALSIGLYYIGDIQIKRERQALGLVLAGGSITGIVLTTFAAHYLYGFIPASVAFLCNIAWVILGIYLAKRYQSEYLTIFVAVGAFFVPFLLNSTTPNPYIFFGYETVLTLSLLWYALKNRYKYLYMISYAVAAIVLFVFFAVMSILVENLQIQLTIVYGLIHLLLFWHMFTERSFILEPRLAIFSANAVFFILAIAKIPDFTTWGLIISAIVHAAMFVLEYRKNRHSTFTNLLFGFSMGAFSLAILYEYSLVNAAIVLLLQGFLGMVTSIKGKQQIKLYVSATIYAIGMIQTIFSPFDQFISAGFVAHIILIGTFYYCMRQAKEVLASMGKYVYSIALYWLMVIVFITITRIGEVLSTDGSIISVSVSLLWMIYALFAVWFGRYRQMNEILYAGLIVLVVTVGKLFLLDLPEVSMMIRAVLFLIVGSIGIVISRMFFSKEEK, encoded by the coding sequence ATGAAGAAGGATTTGGATAAGAAAATAGAAGCACTCGAAACGGCAATTGAAACGATTCAAGAAGCACTTGCTGAATTAAAAGTGAAGCAAAGGGAAATAGAAGTAGAGAACGCTCAGCAACATGTTAGTAAGGAAAAGAAAGAATATATTGAAACGGTAATGGAGGAAAAGCCAAAAGAAGAAATAGTTACGATAAAAGAGCCTGTGCAAGAACATGAGGTAAAACAAGTAGATATATCAGCTTTTAAACCAGAGCCATTTAATATTATTAAGTTTTGTCAAACGTGGTTACCGCGTGTATTTGTCGGTATTATGTTGCTTGGAGTGATCTGGTTATTTAAAGCAGGGGTAGATGCTGGTTTATTAACACCAGCGATACGAATTGTGTTTGGTATCGCATTATCTATCGGGTTGTATTATATAGGAGATATTCAAATTAAAAGAGAGAGACAGGCGTTAGGATTAGTATTGGCTGGAGGAAGTATTACCGGGATTGTTCTAACAACGTTTGCAGCACATTATTTATACGGATTTATTCCGGCGAGTGTTGCGTTTCTCTGTAATATTGCATGGGTTATTTTAGGAATTTATTTAGCGAAAAGATATCAATCGGAATATCTCACTATTTTCGTAGCGGTCGGAGCGTTCTTCGTACCATTCTTGTTAAATAGTACGACTCCTAATCCTTATATTTTCTTTGGATATGAGACAGTGTTAACACTTAGTTTATTATGGTATGCGTTGAAAAATCGTTATAAATACTTATATATGATTTCTTACGCTGTTGCGGCCATTGTTCTTTTTGTCTTCTTTGCTGTTATGTCAATATTAGTAGAGAACTTGCAAATACAGTTAACGATTGTATATGGTTTGATTCATTTACTATTATTTTGGCATATGTTTACGGAGAGAAGTTTTATACTAGAACCACGTTTGGCGATATTTAGTGCGAATGCAGTTTTCTTTATACTAGCTATTGCCAAAATACCTGATTTTACAACATGGGGATTGATTATTAGTGCAATTGTGCATGCTGCTATGTTTGTGCTTGAGTATAGGAAGAATAGACATTCTACATTTACAAATCTCTTATTTGGTTTCTCGATGGGAGCATTTAGTTTAGCGATTTTATATGAGTATAGTTTAGTGAATGCAGCGATCGTACTATTATTACAAGGTTTCCTTGGAATGGTTACTTCTATTAAAGGAAAACAACAGATAAAGTTGTATGTTAGTGCAACGATTTACGCAATTGGAATGATACAGACGATTTTTAGCCCGTTTGATCAATTTATTTCGGCAGGTTTTGTTGCTCATATTATTTTAATAGGAACATTCTATTATTGCATGAGACAAGCGAAAGAAGTGTTAGCGAGTATGGGTAAGTATGTGTACTCTATAGCGCTCTACTGGTTAATGGTCATTGTATTTATTACAATCACTAGAATTGGTGAAGTTCTTTCTACAGATGGAAGTATAATTAGCGTATCTGTATCGTTATTATGGATGATATATGCGTTATTTGCAGTTTGGTTTGGCCGTTATAGACAGATGAATGAAATATTATATGCTGGATTAATCGTATTAGTAGTAACGGTAGGGAAGTTATTCCTACTTGACTTACCAGAGGTATCGATGATGATTAGGGCAGTGTTATTCCTAATCGTCGGTAGTATAGGTATCGTTATTTCAAGAATGTTTTTCTCGAAGGAAGAGAAGTGA
- a CDS encoding DNA-binding protein, protein MKNKKWITFSLATAITLSIGTSFIPSTYAESSVDPAPEIAAKVVNQNNGKKVLFDNTHGQTAGTADWVIDGGFSDFGNGIAKNGYHVKELRKSTPITYEDLNGYNVFIVPEANIPYKKSEQDAMLQYVKNGGSIFFIADHYNADRNKNRWDSSEVFNGYRRGAWDNPAKGMSNEEANSQAMQGVESSDWLSDNFGIRFRYNALGDVSAKTIVSPEQSFGITKGVSSVAMHAGSTLAITNPKLAKGLVYLPENPSKWNNAVDSGVYNGGGIAEGPYAAIAKVGLGKAAFIGDSSPVEDATPKYVREDSGQTKKTYDGYKEENDAILLENIVNWLSNKETFTSLDQVNGLQLDSPTALQTFEQPSLSTEPQPEPWSAPNAGYQWFNTNTFKPGSYGYNGAVTTSDYVVTHPSILPNNEIFQMKIQVNNLLPNTTYNNYSLGIFTTGGTQVAKVQNTNGTWPSAFGYSSAFSFTTNSLGSAEKVVNVQIDSNTTGQATLRLRQNTTAKYNETVTINKK, encoded by the coding sequence ATGAAGAATAAAAAATGGATTACATTTTCTTTAGCAACAGCAATTACACTAAGTATAGGGACCTCGTTCATACCGTCTACTTATGCCGAAAGCTCTGTAGACCCAGCTCCTGAAATTGCTGCAAAAGTTGTAAATCAAAACAATGGGAAGAAAGTATTATTCGATAATACACACGGTCAAACTGCTGGGACAGCTGACTGGGTTATTGACGGCGGCTTTTCTGACTTCGGAAACGGCATTGCAAAAAACGGATATCACGTAAAAGAACTTCGTAAATCAACACCTATTACGTACGAAGACTTAAATGGTTACAATGTATTTATCGTTCCAGAAGCTAATATTCCTTACAAAAAATCTGAGCAGGACGCTATGTTACAATATGTAAAAAATGGTGGTAGTATCTTCTTTATTGCCGATCATTACAATGCGGATCGTAATAAAAATCGCTGGGACTCTTCTGAAGTATTTAATGGATATAGACGCGGTGCTTGGGATAATCCAGCAAAAGGAATGTCTAATGAAGAAGCAAATTCACAAGCTATGCAAGGAGTAGAAAGCTCTGATTGGCTATCTGACAACTTCGGTATTCGCTTCCGCTACAATGCACTTGGTGATGTTTCAGCGAAAACAATTGTATCGCCTGAACAATCTTTCGGAATTACAAAAGGTGTCTCTTCTGTAGCAATGCATGCTGGTTCTACTCTAGCAATTACAAACCCAAAACTAGCAAAAGGACTTGTTTACCTTCCAGAAAATCCATCAAAATGGAATAACGCTGTTGATAGTGGCGTTTATAATGGCGGTGGTATTGCAGAAGGCCCATATGCTGCAATTGCAAAAGTAGGACTTGGAAAAGCTGCCTTTATTGGTGACTCTTCTCCTGTTGAAGATGCTACACCAAAGTACGTTCGTGAAGATTCTGGCCAAACAAAGAAAACTTACGATGGTTATAAAGAAGAAAACGATGCGATTTTATTAGAAAACATCGTAAATTGGTTATCGAATAAAGAGACATTTACAAGTTTAGATCAAGTAAATGGTTTACAGCTTGATTCACCTACAGCTCTACAAACATTTGAACAGCCAAGCTTATCAACAGAACCACAACCTGAACCTTGGAGTGCACCAAATGCAGGTTATCAATGGTTTAATACAAATACTTTTAAACCAGGTTCATACGGTTATAACGGTGCGGTAACAACAAGCGACTACGTCGTTACACACCCTAGCATTCTACCAAACAATGAAATTTTCCAAATGAAGATTCAAGTAAATAACTTACTACCTAATACAACTTATAACAACTATTCTTTAGGTATATTCACTACTGGTGGAACACAAGTAGCAAAAGTTCAAAATACAAACGGCACTTGGCCATCTGCTTTCGGATATAGTAGTGCATTCTCTTTCACAACAAACAGCTTAGGCTCTGCTGAAAAAGTTGTAAATGTACAGATTGATTCAAATACAACTGGACAAGCAACGCTTCGTCTACGTCAAAATACAACAGCGAAATATAATGAAACTGTAACGATTAATAAAAAATAA